A section of the Oryza sativa Japonica Group chromosome 1, ASM3414082v1 genome encodes:
- the LOC4326972 gene encoding protein GFS12 isoform X1 translates to MVCSPEKAGAACPECLERRILSGLPGSCFSFVHGLHESPLPFASAAVVQIASDGAEECNGSQQSTGYFVLVGLQGGKELLDIQECESNSLENGSQIDLQGKESTDADDNHRKQSIINTITKLTPTRYLARAATSEIRELISSYLNLTTEESVMNSLNLLSENKIVGSGGLDFLNFTGFSEFNDIHPSGHVRHPNILPVLGIVETYDCCYMLHPKSPYTLENIMHYSPEALWSDWHIRFLIYQIISALVYLHDSGVHHGNLKPSAIFMSDSLWPYLSISDICPVKQNCGFAESKRPALTLCCFEEDCSSRAIYSGFNLSSSLDWQSYSKRWWMGELSNYEYILVLNKLAGRRWGDPAFHTVMPWVIDFTVRPDENSDIGWRDLTKSKWRLAKGDEQLDFTYSSSEVPHHVSDECLSELAVCSYKARRLPKNILRSAVRSVYEPNEYPSNMQRLYQWTPDECIPEFYSDPRIFVSLHSEMSNLALPSWVTSAEEFICLHRNALESDRVSRQLHHWIDITFGYKLSGESSVEAKNVMLPPSDPAKPKSTGRRQLFTKPHPKRLTSTPHSTYHNKMESCAKCQGGSSSMTTGLLLKDHIPPAMSSQIDYLEEFEQANVFMKLENHLCPIYDYANDSSSCCSSVKYNKSPCSNQYIVPPESVLSVAPDFDFCSFLECFESDDSSPTGYQELLRWKQKSCSVNEYHANDIFSVGCILAEIYLHGPLFDADLLSAYKETGILPGAIQELPIHVAVIVESCIQREWKRRPLAKHLLESQYFPPSVRSAYMFLAPLQLICTPRDRLKYVAKLASEGTLRAMGECAAEMCAPYCLPLVSPSLSYIDTEFALALLKEFVKCLSVQATKDLILHIIQKILQAPEYSHLKVSLLQDSFVRELWKKLGKQTYIEKVHPLVIMNLYNSPNKITASSASIVLIGSSEELGIPITFNQTVLPIIQCFGKGLCPDGIDTLVRIGGLLGESFTVKQILPLLRNVILSCIESSKINKPEPQHSWNSFALMDGLSALEGLVSILPVKTILRELLQDQVCLHIKVLTQVHLNLRVIQVAASAFVDLCQQIGPENTATYVLPHLKELFAELAFSHESSGLSVPTKGLKFFDGNKTEPAKMESRIDLVFLLYPFLAALVGIEKLRECYSTWFLLEQALQRLYGWKPSTDHSGSSENMKGQRFRSGNYTSSEPAPTKLVAEIGKNGRNMTVSNQGSRLEHGSSSDNLCASTSGNQPWFWFPSPDRNCWAPDFLGRSAGMKDELPWKIKASVLYSARAHPGALRSLAVHDDECTIFTGGVGPGFKGSIQKWELPNMNCSSGYYGHEEVVNSICILSITGKVASCDGTIHIWNAQTGKLIAVHTESSISFPQQTASIEQANMLNQDALSGGILSNAFRGSLYTTMHYMESKDKLVAGMGNGSIRFIDISQDQKLHLWKSDSDEISFSSLVSAICSCASDKLKKDSTVASSSWIAAGLSSGYCRLLDERSGNIVAVWRAHDGHITKLAAPEDHLIVSSSLDKTLRVWDLRGNLSTQSNIYRSHSDGIINFSAWGQDMVSVSRNKIALTSLSRPTSEIGHQQLTFQYLYSSDRGVKYKNMSVLSTISVLPLSRLFVVGTEDGFLKICH, encoded by the exons atggtctGCTCGCCGGAGAAGGCGGGGGCGGCGTGCCCGGAGTGCCTGGAGCGTCGAATCCTTTCGGGCCTCCCGGGCTCCTGCTTCTCCTTCGTGCACGGCCTCCACGAGTCCCCTCTCcccttcgcctccgccgccgtcgtccag ATTGCATCTGATGGGGCTGAGGAATGTAATGGGAG CCAGCAGAGCACTGGTTATTTTGTATTGGTGGGACTACAGGGTGGCAAGGAACTTTTGGATATTCAAGAATG TGAGAGTAATTCCTTGGAGAATGGAAGTCAGATAGATCTGCAGGGCAAGGAAAGCACAGATGCTGATGACAACCACAGGAAGCAATCAATCATAAACACAATTACTAAGTTAACTCCTACTCGATATCTTGCTAGAGCAGCCACTTCTGAAATTAGAGAGCTTATCTCAAGTTACTTGAATTTGACAACAGAAGAGAGTGTGATGAATTCTTTAAATCTTTTGTCTGAAAATAAAATTGTTGGCTCAGGAGGCTTAGATTTTCTCAATTTTACTGGATTTTCAGAGTTCAATGATATACATCCTTCTGGCCATGTCAGACATCCCAACATCTTACCTGTTTTAGGCATTGTAGAAACATATGATTGTTGCTACATGTTGCATCCAAAGTCTCCATATACCTTGGAAAATATCATGCACTACAGTCCAGAGGCATTGTGGTCAGATTGGCATATTAGATTTCTCATCTACCAGATAATATCTGCTTTGGTGTATCTTCATGATTCTGGAGTTCATCATGGTAATCTAAAACCTTCAGCCATCTTTATGTCAGATTCTTTATGGCCTTACCTGAGCATAAGTGATATATGTCCTGTAAAACAGAATTGTGGTTTTGCTGAGTCAAAGCGTCCAGCTCTTACCCTATGTTGTTTTGAGGAGGATTGTTCTTCGAGGGCCATTTATTCTGGTTTCAATCTGTCATCATCCTTAGATTGGCAGTCTTACTCTAAGCGATGGTGGATGGGTGAATTGAGCAACTACGAATATATTCTTGTCTTAAATAAGTTAGCTGGTAGAAGATGGGGTGATCCAGCTTTTCACACAGTAATGCCTTGGGTAATAGATTTCACAGTGAGGCCTGATGAAAATTCTGATATTGGTTGGAGGGACCTCACCAAAAGTAAATGGCGGCTGGCAAAAGGTGATGAACAACTTGATTTTACTTATTCATCATCTGAGGTTCCACATCATGTTTCTGATGAGTGTCTCTCAGAGCTAGCAGTTTGCAGTTATAAAGCAAGGAGGCTACCAAAGAACATCTTGAGGTCTGCTGTGCGTTCTGTTTATGAGCCCAACGAATACCCATCTAACATGCAAAGGCTATACCAATGGACTCCTGATGAGTGCATTCCAGAATTCTATAGCGATCCTCGGATATTTGTCTCTCTTCATTCTGAAATGAGCAATTTGGCTTTACCTTCCTGGGTGACTTCTGCAGAGGAATTTATTTGTCTGCACAGGAATGCTTTAGAGAGTGATCGAGTCTCGCGACAACTGCATCATTGGATTGACATAACCTTTGGGTATAAACTTTCTGGGGAGTCATCTGTTGAAGCCAAGAATGTAATGTTGCCTCCTAGTGATCCAGCAAAGCCTAAATCAACTGGGCGGCGCCAACTTTTCACGAAACCGCATCCTAAGCGACTTACTAGCACACCTCACTCTACCTATCATAATAAAATGGAATCTTGTGCTAAATGCCAGGGGGGATCAAGTAGCATGACTACTGGTCTACTATTAAAGGACCACATTCCTCCAGCTATGTCATCACAAATTGATTATCTGGAAGAGTTTGAGCAAGCAAACGTGTTTATGAAGCTTGAAAATCATTTGTGTCCAATATATGATTATGCTAAtgattcttcttcttgttgctcTTCAGTCAAATATAATAAGAGCCCTTGTTCAAATCAGTATATTGTGCCTCCAGAGAGTGTGCTATCAGTGGCGCctgattttgatttttgttcttttcttgaATGCTTTGAATCCGATGATAGTTCTCCAACGGGTTATCAAGAGCTGTTGCGTTGGAAGCAAAAGTCTTGTTCAGTTAATGAGTATCATGCAAATGATATATTTTCTGTTGGGTGTATCTTGGCAGAAATCTATCTGCACGGACCACTTTTTGATGCTGATCTCCTATCTGCATATAAAGAAACTGGCATACTGCCAGGAGCAATTCAAGAATTGCCTATCCATGTTGCTGTTATTGTTGAGTCATGCATACAGAGGGAATGGAAAAG GAGGCCACTGGCAAAGCACCTTTTGGAATCACAATACTTTCCTCCATCCGTTCGATCTGCATACATGTTTCTTGCTCCACTTCAACTTATATGTACACCTAGGGATCGCCTTAAGTATGTTGCTAAGCTTGCAAGTGAAGGAACACTTAGAGCTATGGGGGAATGTGCTGCCGAAATGTGTGCACCCTACTGCCTACCTCTTGTTTCACCATCTTTGTCATATATTGACACTGAATTTGCCTTGGCTCTGCTTAAAGAATTTGTGAAGTGCTTAAGTGTCCAAGCAACAAAGGATCTTATACTTCACATCATTCAGAAGATCTTACAG GCACCAGAATATTCACATCTGAAGGTTTCCTTACTTCAAGATTCATTTGTGCGAGAGTTGTGGAAAAAATTGGGAAAACAAACTTATATTGAGAAGGTGCATCCTTTGGTGATCATGAACCTGTACAATTCACCTAACAAGATTACTGCCTCTTCTGCGTCCATTGTTTTAATTGGTTCAAGTGAGGAACTAGGGATACCAATAACTTTTAATCAG ACAGTTTTACCAATAATCCAGTGTTTTGGCAAAGGTTTATGTCCCGATGGAATTGACACGTTGGTCAGGATAG GTGGACTTCTTGGAGAGAGTTTTACTGTCAAGCAAATTCTTCCCTTGCTTAGGAATGTTATACTCTCATGCATTGAATCCTCAAAGATCAATAAGCCTGAGCCACAACACAGTTGGAATTCTTTTGCCCTCATGGATGGCTTATCTGCATTGGAAGGCCTTGTATCAATTCTACCTGTCAAAACAATTCTTAGAGAGCTTCTTCAG GACCAAGTCTGTCTTCATATAAAGGTTCTTACGCAGGTTCATTTGAATCTTCGTGTGATTCAG GTGGCTGCTAGTGCATTTGTTGATCTTTGTCAACAAATTGGACCAGAAAATACGGCTACATATGTGCTTCCACATCTAAAAGAGCTTTTTGCTGAACTAGCATTCTCTCATGAGTCTTCTGGTCTTAGCGTTCCTACAAAAGGGTTAAAGTTCTTCGATGGAAACAAAACAGAGCCAgctaaaatggaatctaggATTGATCTCGT GTTTCTCTTGTATCCTTTCTTAGCAGCACTTGTTGGAATAGAGAAGCTCCGTGAATGTTACTCTACATGGTTTCTATTAGAGCAAGCTCTTCAAAGATTGTATGGCTGGAAG CCTTCCACTGACCATTCTGGCAGTAGTGAAAACATGAAAGGTCAAAGGTTTCGGTCTGGGAACTATACCTCATCTGAGCCTGCTCCTACAAAGCTTGTTGCAGAGATTGGTAAAAATGGTCGGAATATGACAGTCTCCAATCAAGGATCTAGGCTTGAGCATGGGTCATCTAGTGACAATTTGTGTGCCTCAACTTCTGGAAATCAACCATGGTTTTGGTTCCCAAGTCCTGATCGTAATTGTTGGGCACCAGATTTTCTTGGACGTAGTGCTGGTATGAAGGATGAACTTCCATGGAAGATCAAAGCTTCAGTCCTTTACTCAGCTCGGGCCCACCCTGGGGCTTTGCGGTCATTAGCTGTTCATGATGATGAGTGTACAATTTTTACTGGTGGAGTTGGTCCTGGTTTTAAAGGAAGTATCCAGAAGTGGGAGTTACCAAATATGAACTGCAGTTCTGGATATTATGGGCATGAAGAG GTTGTCAATTCTATCTGCATCCTGTCAATTACGGGAAAAGTGGCATCTTGTGATGGCACTATTCATATATGGAATGCACAGACAGGAAAACTCATAGCAGTTCATACGGAGTCATCTATTAGCTTTCCTCAGCAAACTGCATCTATTGAGCAGGCAAACATGCTTAATCAGGATGCCCTCTCAGGTGGAATATTGTCAAATGCATTTCGTGGTAGTTTATATACAACTATGCATTACATGGAATCCAAAGATAAACTTGTTGCTGGTATGGGAAATGGTTCAATCAG ATTTATTGATATTTCTCAAGATCAGAAGCTGCATTTATGGAAGAGTGACTCAGATGAAATCTCTTTCTCATCGCTTGTATCAGCTATTTGCTCATGTGCCTCAGACAAGCTGAAGAAAGACAGCACTGTAGCTTCATCTTCCTGGATAGCAGCAGGTTTAAGTTCTGGTTATTGTCGATTGCTTGATGAACGTAGTGGAAATATTGTTGCAGTTTGGCGAGCACATGATGGTCACATTACAAAA CTAGCAGCACCAGAGGATCACTTGATTGTATCAAGCTCCCTTGACAAGACTCTTCGAGTTTGGGACCTAAGAGG GAATCTATCAACCCAGTCAAACATTTACAGAAGTCACTCAGATGGGATCATTAACTTTTCTGCGTGGGGTCAGGATATGGTATCAGTTTCAAGAAACAAAATTGCATTAACTTCCCTTTCGAGGCCAACAAGTGAG ATTGGACATCAGCAGCTCACATTTCAGTACCTCTATTCGTCTGATCGAGGAGTGAAATACAAAAACATGTCTGTTCTTTCGACTATTTCTGTGCTTCCTTTGTCAAGATTGTTTGTTGTTGGAACAGAAGATGGTTTTCTCAAAATCTGCCACTAG
- the LOC4326972 gene encoding protein GFS12 isoform X2, with protein sequence MVCSPEKAGAACPECLERRILSGLPGSCFSFVHGLHESPLPFASAAVVQIASDGAEECNGSQQSTGYFVLVGLQGGKELLDIQECESNSLENGSQIDLQGKESTDADDNHRKQSIINTITKLTPTRYLARAATSEIRELISSYLNLTTEESVMNSLNLLSENKIVGSGGLDFLNFTGFSEFNDIHPSGHVRHPNILPVLGIVETYDCCYMLHPKSPYTLENIMHYSPEALWSDWHIRFLIYQIISALVYLHDSGVHHGNLKPSAIFMSDSLWPYLSISDICPVKQNCGFAESKRPALTLCCFEEDCSSRAIYSGFNLSSSLDWQSYSKRWWMGELSNYEYILVLNKLAGRRWGDPAFHTVMPWVIDFTVRPDENSDIGWRDLTKSKWRLAKGDEQLDFTYSSSEVPHHVSDECLSELAVCSYKARRLPKNILRSAVRSVYEPNEYPSNMQRLYQWTPDECIPEFYSDPRIFVSLHSEMSNLALPSWVTSAEEFICLHRNALESDRVSRQLHHWIDITFGYKLSGESSVEAKNVMLPPSDPAKPKSTGRRQLFTKPHPKRLTSTPHSTYHNKMESCAKCQGGSSSMTTGLLLKDHIPPAMSSQIDYLEEFEQANVFMKLENHLCPIYDYANDSSSCCSSVKYNKSPCSNQYIVPPESVLSVAPDFDFCSFLECFESDDSSPTGYQELLRWKQKSCSVNEYHANDIFSVGCILAEIYLHGPLFDADLLSAYKETGILPGAIQELPIHVAVIVESCIQREWKRRPLAKHLLESQYFPPSVRSAYMFLAPLQLICTPRDRLKYVAKLASEGTLRAMGECAAEMCAPYCLPLVSPSLSYIDTEFALALLKEFVKCLSVQATKDLILHIIQKILQAPEYSHLKVSLLQDSFVRELWKKLGKQTYIEKVHPLVIMNLYNSPNKITASSASIVLIGSSEELGIPITFNQAILPIIQCFGKGLCPDGIDTLVRIGGLLGESFTVKQILPLLRNVILSCIESSKINKPEPQHSWNSFALMDGLSALEGLVSILPVKTILRELLQDQVCLHIKVLTQVHLNLRVIQVAASAFVDLCQQIGPENTATYVLPHLKELFAELAFSHESSGLSVPTKGLKFFDGNKTEPAKMESRIDLVFLLYPFLAALVGIEKLRECYSTWFLLEQALQRLYGWKPSTDHSGSSENMKGQRFRSGNYTSSEPAPTKLVAEIGKNGRNMTVSNQGSRLEHGSSSDNLCASTSGNQPWFWFPSPDRNCWAPDFLGRSAGMKDELPWKIKASVLYSARAHPGALRSLAVHDDECTIFTGGVGPGFKGSIQKWELPNMNCSSGYYGHEEVVNSICILSITGKVASCDGTIHIWNAQTGKLIAVHTESSISFPQQTASIEQANMLNQDALSGGILSNAFRGSLYTTMHYMESKDKLVAGMGNGSIRFIDISQDQKLHLWKSDSDEISFSSLVSAICSCASDKLKKDSTVASSSWIAAGLSSGYCRLLDERSGNIVAVWRAHDGHITKLAAPEDHLIVSSSLDKTLRVWDLRGNLSTQSNIYRSHSDGIINFSAWGQDMVSVSRNKIALTSLSRPTSEIGHQQLTFQYLYSSDRGVKYKNMSVLSTISVLPLSRLFVVGTEDGFLKICH encoded by the exons atggtctGCTCGCCGGAGAAGGCGGGGGCGGCGTGCCCGGAGTGCCTGGAGCGTCGAATCCTTTCGGGCCTCCCGGGCTCCTGCTTCTCCTTCGTGCACGGCCTCCACGAGTCCCCTCTCcccttcgcctccgccgccgtcgtccag ATTGCATCTGATGGGGCTGAGGAATGTAATGGGAG CCAGCAGAGCACTGGTTATTTTGTATTGGTGGGACTACAGGGTGGCAAGGAACTTTTGGATATTCAAGAATG TGAGAGTAATTCCTTGGAGAATGGAAGTCAGATAGATCTGCAGGGCAAGGAAAGCACAGATGCTGATGACAACCACAGGAAGCAATCAATCATAAACACAATTACTAAGTTAACTCCTACTCGATATCTTGCTAGAGCAGCCACTTCTGAAATTAGAGAGCTTATCTCAAGTTACTTGAATTTGACAACAGAAGAGAGTGTGATGAATTCTTTAAATCTTTTGTCTGAAAATAAAATTGTTGGCTCAGGAGGCTTAGATTTTCTCAATTTTACTGGATTTTCAGAGTTCAATGATATACATCCTTCTGGCCATGTCAGACATCCCAACATCTTACCTGTTTTAGGCATTGTAGAAACATATGATTGTTGCTACATGTTGCATCCAAAGTCTCCATATACCTTGGAAAATATCATGCACTACAGTCCAGAGGCATTGTGGTCAGATTGGCATATTAGATTTCTCATCTACCAGATAATATCTGCTTTGGTGTATCTTCATGATTCTGGAGTTCATCATGGTAATCTAAAACCTTCAGCCATCTTTATGTCAGATTCTTTATGGCCTTACCTGAGCATAAGTGATATATGTCCTGTAAAACAGAATTGTGGTTTTGCTGAGTCAAAGCGTCCAGCTCTTACCCTATGTTGTTTTGAGGAGGATTGTTCTTCGAGGGCCATTTATTCTGGTTTCAATCTGTCATCATCCTTAGATTGGCAGTCTTACTCTAAGCGATGGTGGATGGGTGAATTGAGCAACTACGAATATATTCTTGTCTTAAATAAGTTAGCTGGTAGAAGATGGGGTGATCCAGCTTTTCACACAGTAATGCCTTGGGTAATAGATTTCACAGTGAGGCCTGATGAAAATTCTGATATTGGTTGGAGGGACCTCACCAAAAGTAAATGGCGGCTGGCAAAAGGTGATGAACAACTTGATTTTACTTATTCATCATCTGAGGTTCCACATCATGTTTCTGATGAGTGTCTCTCAGAGCTAGCAGTTTGCAGTTATAAAGCAAGGAGGCTACCAAAGAACATCTTGAGGTCTGCTGTGCGTTCTGTTTATGAGCCCAACGAATACCCATCTAACATGCAAAGGCTATACCAATGGACTCCTGATGAGTGCATTCCAGAATTCTATAGCGATCCTCGGATATTTGTCTCTCTTCATTCTGAAATGAGCAATTTGGCTTTACCTTCCTGGGTGACTTCTGCAGAGGAATTTATTTGTCTGCACAGGAATGCTTTAGAGAGTGATCGAGTCTCGCGACAACTGCATCATTGGATTGACATAACCTTTGGGTATAAACTTTCTGGGGAGTCATCTGTTGAAGCCAAGAATGTAATGTTGCCTCCTAGTGATCCAGCAAAGCCTAAATCAACTGGGCGGCGCCAACTTTTCACGAAACCGCATCCTAAGCGACTTACTAGCACACCTCACTCTACCTATCATAATAAAATGGAATCTTGTGCTAAATGCCAGGGGGGATCAAGTAGCATGACTACTGGTCTACTATTAAAGGACCACATTCCTCCAGCTATGTCATCACAAATTGATTATCTGGAAGAGTTTGAGCAAGCAAACGTGTTTATGAAGCTTGAAAATCATTTGTGTCCAATATATGATTATGCTAAtgattcttcttcttgttgctcTTCAGTCAAATATAATAAGAGCCCTTGTTCAAATCAGTATATTGTGCCTCCAGAGAGTGTGCTATCAGTGGCGCctgattttgatttttgttcttttcttgaATGCTTTGAATCCGATGATAGTTCTCCAACGGGTTATCAAGAGCTGTTGCGTTGGAAGCAAAAGTCTTGTTCAGTTAATGAGTATCATGCAAATGATATATTTTCTGTTGGGTGTATCTTGGCAGAAATCTATCTGCACGGACCACTTTTTGATGCTGATCTCCTATCTGCATATAAAGAAACTGGCATACTGCCAGGAGCAATTCAAGAATTGCCTATCCATGTTGCTGTTATTGTTGAGTCATGCATACAGAGGGAATGGAAAAG GAGGCCACTGGCAAAGCACCTTTTGGAATCACAATACTTTCCTCCATCCGTTCGATCTGCATACATGTTTCTTGCTCCACTTCAACTTATATGTACACCTAGGGATCGCCTTAAGTATGTTGCTAAGCTTGCAAGTGAAGGAACACTTAGAGCTATGGGGGAATGTGCTGCCGAAATGTGTGCACCCTACTGCCTACCTCTTGTTTCACCATCTTTGTCATATATTGACACTGAATTTGCCTTGGCTCTGCTTAAAGAATTTGTGAAGTGCTTAAGTGTCCAAGCAACAAAGGATCTTATACTTCACATCATTCAGAAGATCTTACAG GCACCAGAATATTCACATCTGAAGGTTTCCTTACTTCAAGATTCATTTGTGCGAGAGTTGTGGAAAAAATTGGGAAAACAAACTTATATTGAGAAGGTGCATCCTTTGGTGATCATGAACCTGTACAATTCACCTAACAAGATTACTGCCTCTTCTGCGTCCATTGTTTTAATTGGTTCAAGTGAGGAACTAGGGATACCAATAACTTTTAATCAGGCAA TTTTACCAATAATCCAGTGTTTTGGCAAAGGTTTATGTCCCGATGGAATTGACACGTTGGTCAGGATAG GTGGACTTCTTGGAGAGAGTTTTACTGTCAAGCAAATTCTTCCCTTGCTTAGGAATGTTATACTCTCATGCATTGAATCCTCAAAGATCAATAAGCCTGAGCCACAACACAGTTGGAATTCTTTTGCCCTCATGGATGGCTTATCTGCATTGGAAGGCCTTGTATCAATTCTACCTGTCAAAACAATTCTTAGAGAGCTTCTTCAG GACCAAGTCTGTCTTCATATAAAGGTTCTTACGCAGGTTCATTTGAATCTTCGTGTGATTCAG GTGGCTGCTAGTGCATTTGTTGATCTTTGTCAACAAATTGGACCAGAAAATACGGCTACATATGTGCTTCCACATCTAAAAGAGCTTTTTGCTGAACTAGCATTCTCTCATGAGTCTTCTGGTCTTAGCGTTCCTACAAAAGGGTTAAAGTTCTTCGATGGAAACAAAACAGAGCCAgctaaaatggaatctaggATTGATCTCGT GTTTCTCTTGTATCCTTTCTTAGCAGCACTTGTTGGAATAGAGAAGCTCCGTGAATGTTACTCTACATGGTTTCTATTAGAGCAAGCTCTTCAAAGATTGTATGGCTGGAAG CCTTCCACTGACCATTCTGGCAGTAGTGAAAACATGAAAGGTCAAAGGTTTCGGTCTGGGAACTATACCTCATCTGAGCCTGCTCCTACAAAGCTTGTTGCAGAGATTGGTAAAAATGGTCGGAATATGACAGTCTCCAATCAAGGATCTAGGCTTGAGCATGGGTCATCTAGTGACAATTTGTGTGCCTCAACTTCTGGAAATCAACCATGGTTTTGGTTCCCAAGTCCTGATCGTAATTGTTGGGCACCAGATTTTCTTGGACGTAGTGCTGGTATGAAGGATGAACTTCCATGGAAGATCAAAGCTTCAGTCCTTTACTCAGCTCGGGCCCACCCTGGGGCTTTGCGGTCATTAGCTGTTCATGATGATGAGTGTACAATTTTTACTGGTGGAGTTGGTCCTGGTTTTAAAGGAAGTATCCAGAAGTGGGAGTTACCAAATATGAACTGCAGTTCTGGATATTATGGGCATGAAGAG GTTGTCAATTCTATCTGCATCCTGTCAATTACGGGAAAAGTGGCATCTTGTGATGGCACTATTCATATATGGAATGCACAGACAGGAAAACTCATAGCAGTTCATACGGAGTCATCTATTAGCTTTCCTCAGCAAACTGCATCTATTGAGCAGGCAAACATGCTTAATCAGGATGCCCTCTCAGGTGGAATATTGTCAAATGCATTTCGTGGTAGTTTATATACAACTATGCATTACATGGAATCCAAAGATAAACTTGTTGCTGGTATGGGAAATGGTTCAATCAG ATTTATTGATATTTCTCAAGATCAGAAGCTGCATTTATGGAAGAGTGACTCAGATGAAATCTCTTTCTCATCGCTTGTATCAGCTATTTGCTCATGTGCCTCAGACAAGCTGAAGAAAGACAGCACTGTAGCTTCATCTTCCTGGATAGCAGCAGGTTTAAGTTCTGGTTATTGTCGATTGCTTGATGAACGTAGTGGAAATATTGTTGCAGTTTGGCGAGCACATGATGGTCACATTACAAAA CTAGCAGCACCAGAGGATCACTTGATTGTATCAAGCTCCCTTGACAAGACTCTTCGAGTTTGGGACCTAAGAGG GAATCTATCAACCCAGTCAAACATTTACAGAAGTCACTCAGATGGGATCATTAACTTTTCTGCGTGGGGTCAGGATATGGTATCAGTTTCAAGAAACAAAATTGCATTAACTTCCCTTTCGAGGCCAACAAGTGAG ATTGGACATCAGCAGCTCACATTTCAGTACCTCTATTCGTCTGATCGAGGAGTGAAATACAAAAACATGTCTGTTCTTTCGACTATTTCTGTGCTTCCTTTGTCAAGATTGTTTGTTGTTGGAACAGAAGATGGTTTTCTCAAAATCTGCCACTAG